A stretch of the Rosa rugosa chromosome 5, drRosRugo1.1, whole genome shotgun sequence genome encodes the following:
- the LOC133710158 gene encoding helicase protein MOM1-like isoform X2, which yields MACVNKIIDRSSASTSDNLGRNIIATPEDNMFEFEERIKLLEAQKKDLHPLLRPDTIKLCGILQLSDAAKIFVELLLEYVLNNHLIKRELTMLQAFQISLCWTAASLLKQKVNHKESLACAKKHLNFNCNKDEVDYVYAMLQCLKSTAYFKAAESPKFAESSCRCPLKDHSDAKVSHSVTCKFHKVTSENGDLSLNQEYIAQKDVSKSIKQIQKKFQKKMKKFNDKQLKERSEILRSYKEEKENLEFKHKIESIVIRTCLWRNILLKKGKPKMWEIEQEKEVEDHKHQMEMRLEHLKKLQLEAASKVKKKEDTWVEELKRWAHDELFYRPSLDAPESAHSMTGGVMELSKTADYVTDKAVACSRPITATTPAWSISANSALDTMTYEAGLFTDVMGKNNSGKSCHDQENFVSVNSGAKNFITIGGTSDNAEVLLEVTEICSTAALTEAITSSLPSFDECLHNTNPLPIFDAVVRLEVAETVNSVDGPQRPLLLNLTSLEQNPNGAAVSVPDSEAPVGLHETISTGHDLCNVASEIPPSCEEQAHVISPVTMQDKEAETGVHVMLDDDLENLVAMDLPSSEEQISKSATEKENSQVHETISSSHDLHNVVSVIPPSSEGRNLMMSLATVQGKEAEAGVLDKESNDYASLGEDQGNLVDVHSSSSEETITESTSGKLNSEAQILASDSATQVNQQNLVDSAVNGNSYQEMPLDSSPSVQPQIALVLGGSLTAHQADQDHGTDMLATSSAAQDGDAQACGNQDTCQPMDSHFHNGIEFQPSSEDSDFNQVTHVAMQFNANLPAFSEQTGLQPLTSFSLNQPSYVPTNGFGLPFSDRRSTFVTSNLPLPFNCDLLQNELERLGREREENLKSHENKKLQLKSDMEKGIEELKAEICQEYETELQQIEAEFFLKKEDLLAVHKKVLIHMMLARAWDLAFKSIGKDNTGSSSSGVHHDGNFAVDRQLVQSCMQQNAQMPSLVSNSSLANPPAACGQTTPLALATSPHYAAPLIQNDDLLPTPSPGLSSTNAASHPRIGSFSFSTGRPQGRVEIRSPLPHLQPRRPSTPFTGGTSPFTHEDGSSNQQSHRSSPSLSLLELFLTQIPAPTQITVPYNMGHYHETAGEPSISVTGTSPVYPQCEVISNQQPHRNFPPSLSSHTQRPLASTQQFDLLPTPPPGLSSTNAASHPHIGSFSSLTGIPQGRVEIRSPLPHLQPRRPSTPLTGGASPSSHEDGSSNQQSHRSSPSSPLLELFLTQPPAPTQMSVPYNMEHDHETAGEPSISVTGTGLVYPQCEVISNQQPHRNSPPSPPLLSSHTQRPLASTRQFDLLRTPSPGLSSTNAASHPHFGSFSSSTGRPQGRVEICAPLPHLQPRRLSTPFTGGTSPFCHEDGSSNQQSHRNSLSSSLLELFLTQPPAPTRMSVPYNMEHDHETAEEPSISVTGTSPVYQQCGVISNQQPDRNSPPAPPLLSPHTQRPLVPTQQFVPDNIVHHRESAGGLPALRSASALELLIDMSNQSSSSWRSTQNSSRLEPSGGSTDVVCLSDDD from the exons TCAATTGCAATAAGGACGAGGTGGACTACGTGTATGCAATGCTGCAGTGTCTGAAAAGTACAGCATATTTTAAAGCTGCAGAGTCTCCAAAATTTGCTGAATCATCTTGTAGATGTCCTTTGAAGGACCATTCAGATGCAAAGGTTTCTCACTCTGTCACTTGTAAATTCCACAAGGTCACATCAGAGAATGGAGACTTGTCACTAAATCAAGAATATATAGCACAAAAGGATGTCTCAAAGAGTATCAAACAAATTCAGAAAAAGTTccaaaagaagatgaaaaaatTTAATGATAAGCAATTGAAAGAGAGAAGTGAAATTTTGAGAAGTtacaaggaagagaaggaaaaCCTGGAATTTAAGCACAAAATAGAGTCCATTGTTATTCGAACTTGTTTGTGGAGAAATATATTGCTCAAAAAAGGTAAGCCTAAAATGTGGGAAAttgaacaagaaaaagaagtggaagaccATAAACACCAAATGGAAATGCGTCTTGAACATCTCAAGAAATTGCAGCTGGAAGCAGCAAGCAAGGTAAAGAAGAAGGAGGACACATGGGTAGAAGAATTGAAAAGATGGGCTCATGATGAATTGTTTTATAGGCCATCTTTAGATGCACCTGAGTCTGCACATAGCATGACCGGGGGAGTGATGGAATTGTCTAAAACAGCTGATTATGTTACTGATAAAGCTGTAGCATGCAGTCGTCCCATTACAGCAACAACTCCAGCTTGGTCCATTAGCGCCAATTCTGCATTAGATACAATGACTTATGAGGCTGGTTTATTTACTGATGTTATGGGGAAGAACAATTCTGGCAAGTCTTGTCATGATCAAGAGAATTTTGTATCTGTAAACTCTGGTGCCAAAAACTTTATTACTATTGGAGGCACTTCTGACAATGCGGAGGTTCTGCTGGAAGTTACTGAAATCTGCTCTACTGCTGCTCTAACTGAAGCTATAACCTCCAGTCTTCCTTCATTTGATGAATGCCTTCACAATACAAATCCATTACCCATTTTTGATGCAGTGGTCAGACTAGAAGTGGCTGAAACTGTCAATTCAGTTGATGGTCCACAGCGACCCCTTCTTTTGAATCTGACATCTCTAGAACAGAATCCTAATGGTGCCGCAGTAAGTGTTCCTGACAGTGAGGCTCCAGTGGGATTGCATGAGACCATCAGTACAGGTCATGATTTGTGTAATGTTGCGTCCGAGATCCCACCTTCATGTGAGGAACAAGCTCATGTAATCAGTCCAGTGACTATGCAAGATAAAGAGGCCGAAACGGGAGTGCATGTCATGTTAGATGATGACCTAGAGAATCTTGTTGCAATGGATTTACCTTCATCTGAAGAACAGATCTCGAAAAGTGCCACAGAAAAGGAGAACAGTCAAGTGCACGAGACTATCAGTTCAAGTCATGATTTGCATAATGTTGTATCTGTGATCCCACCTTCATCTGAAGGACGAAATCTTATGATGAGCTTAGCAACTGTGCAAGGTAAAGAGGCTGAAGCTGGAGTGCTTGATAAAGAGTCCAATGACTATGCAAGTTTGGGTGAGGACCAAGGGAATCTTGTCGATGTGCATTCATCTTCATCTGAAGAAACAATCACTGAAAGCACCTCAGGGAAACTGAATAGTGAAGCACAGATTTTGGCTTCTGATAGTGCAACTCAGGTCAATCAGCAGAACTTAGTTGATTCTGCAGTCAATGGAAACTCTTATCAGGAAATGCCCCTGGACAGTTCACCCTCGGTACAGCCTCAGATAGCCTTGGTTCTTGGTGGTTCACTGACAGCACATCAG GCAGACCAAGACCATGGTACTGATATGTTAGCCACATCAAGTGCAGCACAAGATGGAGATGCACAAGCTTGCGGAAATCAGGATACTTGTCAACCTATGGACTCCCATTTCCACAATGGAATTGAATTTCAGCCAAGTAGTGAAGACTCTGACTTTAATCAAGTTACCCATGTTGCAATGCAATTTAATGCGAACCTCCCTGCTTTTTCAGAACAAACTGGTTTGCAACCTCTGACAAGTTTTTCCTTGAATCAGCCATCTTATGTACCTACTAATGGCTTTGGTCTACCTTTCTCAGACAGAAGATCTACATTTGTTACATCTAATTTGCCTCTTCCTTTCAACTGTGATTTGCTTCAAAATGAATTGGAAAGAttgggaagagaaagagaagaaaacctCAAGTCTCATGAAAATAAA AAGCTGCAATTGAAATCTGATATGGAGAAGGGGATAGAGGAATTGAAAGCTGAAATTTGTCAAGAGTATGAGACTGAACTCCAACAGATAGAGGCAGAATTTTTCCTTAAAAAGGAAGATTTGCTTGCAGTTCACAAAAAAGTATTAATCCATATGATGTTGGCTCGGGCATGGGATCTGGCTTTCAAGTCCATTGGCAAGGATAATACAGGTTCAAGTTCATCTGGAGTGCATCATG ATGGGAATTTTGCTGTTGACCGCCAACTGGTTCAGTCATGTATGCAGCAAAATGCACAAATGCCTTCTCTAGTTTCCAATTCATCTTTGGCCAACCCTCCTGCAGCTTGCGGACAGACAACCCCACTTGCACTGGCAACCAGTCCACACTATGCAGCTCCACTGATACAGAATGATGATCTTTTGCCTACTCCTTCTCCTGGCCTTTCTTCGACCAATGCAGCAAGTCACCCCCGCATCGGTTCCTTCTCCTTTTCAACCGGAAGACCCCAAGGTAGAGTTGAGATTCGTTCGCCTCTCCCACATCTTCAACCTCGTAGACCTTCAACACCCTTCACTGGAGGTACCAGTCCTTTCACTCATGAAGATGGGTCATCAAATCAGCAGTCACATAGAAGCTCACCTTCATTGTCTCTCCTTGAACTTTTTCTCACACAAATCCCGGCACCCACACAGATAACTGTTCCCTATAATATGGGACATTATCATGAAACTGCAGGGGAACCTTCAATATCCGTTACTGGTACCAGTCCTGTCTATCCACAATGTGAAGTTATATCAAATCAGCAGCCACATAGGAATTTCCCTCCATCACTTTCATCTCATACGCAACGACCTTTGGCCTCCACACAACAATTTGATCTTTTGCCTACTCCTCCTCCTGGCCTTTCTTCGACCAATGCAGCAAGTCACCCCCACATTGGTTCCTTCTCCTCTTTGACAGGAATACCCCAAGGTAGAGTTGAGATTCGTTCGCCTCTCCCACATCTTCAACCTCGTAGACCTTCAACACCCTTGACTGGAGGTGCCAGTCCTTCCTCTCATGAAGATGGGTCATCAAATCAGCAGTCACATAGAAGCTCACCTTCGTCACCTCTCCTGGAACTTTTTCTCACACAACCCCCGGCGCCCACACAGATGTCTGTTCCCTATAATATGGAACATGATCATGAAACTGCAGGGGAACCTTCAATATCCGTTACTGGTACCGGTCTTGTCTATCCACAATGTGAAGTTATATCAAATCAGCAGCCACATAGGAATTCCCCTCCATCTCCTCCCCTACTTTCATCTCATACTCAACGACCTTTGGCCTCCACACGACAATTTGATCTTTTGCGTACTCCTTCTCCTGGCCTTTCTTCAACCAATGCAGCAAGTCACCCCCACTTCGGTTCCTTCTCCTCTTCAACAGGAAGACCCCAAGGTAGAGTTGAGATTTGTGCCCCTCTCCCACATCTTCAACCTCGTAGACTTTCAACACCTTTTACTGGAGGTACCAGTCCTTTCTGTCATGAAGATGGGTCATCAAATCAGCAGTCACATAGAAACTCACTTTCGTCATCTCTCCTGGAACTTTTTCTCACACAGCCCCCAGCGCCCACACGGATGTCTGTTCCCTATAATATGGAACATGATCATGAAACTGCAGAGGAACCTTCAATATCCGTTACTGGTACCAGTCCTGTCTATCAACAATGTGGGGTTATATCAAATCAGCAGCCAGATAGGAATTCCCCTCCAGCTCCTCCATTACTTTCTCCTCATACTCAACGACCCTTGGTCCCCACACAACAATTTGTTCCTGATAATATAGTCCATCACCGTGAAAGTGCCGGAGGATTGCCAGCTCTTCGTAGTGCATCTGCATTGGAGTTGCTTATCGACATGAGCAATCAATCTTCAAGTAGTTGGCGCTCAACACAGAATAGTTCAAGACTTGAACCATCTGGTGGATCCACAGATGTAGTTTGTTTATCAGATGATGACTAA